The DNA segment GCCTTGGTGACCACCCCTCGTAACGGCGAGCGAAACAGTGAACTCTCGGCGCCCCCCGGCTCCCACATCTGGATCAGCGCGTCGTAGCCGTCGTTGCCAGCGTGGGTCGCAACGACGATCCCGGCCTCTGCAGCCAATCCCCAGACCTTGTCGTAGACCGGGTCGAACGGCGAACGGTACCCGCCGGGCACCGGTACTGGGGCGTTGCGAATGTTGACGGCGATGGCGCCGAGGTCGATAACACGCTGCAACTCGGCTGCCGCTGCATCGGGGTCGAGCATCTGGATATAGGGCACCGCGTAGATGCGACCTTGGTAGTTGTATCCCCAGTCGTCTGCGAGCCAGCGGTTGAACGCGGTGAAGGCGGCTGCGGCCGCTTCGGAGTCGTGGCGTAGCGCCTCTTCGATGCCCACGCCGAGGGTCGGGAACATGAGGGTGGCGCCGACGCCCTGGGTGTCCATGACGGCGAGGCGGGCGTCGCGGTCGTGGTATTCGGCGGGCAGCGGTTCGAGTTCGCCGAACGCCTCGACGATGCTTTGTTGATGGGGGTTGCCCCGGTACCAGTCGAACAGCGAGCCGGGCTTGGCGACGGGGTCGAACGTGGGGTTGGCGACATAGGAGTTGAGCGTCCCGCCGACGAGGAGCCGCTTGCGCCCGTCGATCTCGGCCCACCGCACACCCCGGCTGCGAAACGCACGGTCCTGGTAGCGGGTGAAGGCGTCGGGAGCCTCGTAATAGTGGTTGTCGAAGTCGAAGAACGGCTGATCCGTCATGGTGGTGCTGCTCCTTCGGGGAGGTGGCGCGAGCACTTCGTTTGACGCTCCACGCCTCCACTCGGCAGAATACCAACATTGACGCCAAAGTCAATTTTGGTCGTAATCTTCAGTAATATCGGGGTGAACGCGGCCGTCAACGTGGGTTTCACGGCTCATCGGTGCGTCGCGGGTTCGATTCGAGGGCGATGTGAATCTTGCGGAGGAGATCGACGTGAGCGAACCAACGGCAGGTGCGTCGGCGAACGACGTCAGCGCTGAGGACATCCGCGAGTTTCGCAACGCGGTGCGCTCGGTGCTCGGCGTCGGAACCGACCAATTGAATGAACCGGACCCGGACGGCTTGGCGCGCTGGCACGAACTGGTCGACCTTGGCGCCTCGACGCTGTGTGGCATGGCGGAGGGTCAGCGCCAAGACCTTGTGAACGGTGCGGCGGCGATCGCCCGCGATTTCGGCGCGGCGTTGTCGCCGGTGCCCTTCGCTGCGACGACCGCTGTCTCGAGAATGTTGTCTCGTGTGCTGGTCGACTCGACCGACTTGGGAGACGATGCGCTCGACAGCGTTCGGTCGGTGCTCGCCGGCATCGCCTCGGGCGACACGCTCGTCGCCTACGGACGTATCGATGCCGCCGGTGTGGCCCGCCGGGTGCACGGGGCCGACATCGCGAGCGCGTTGTTGTTGGAGGACCTCGGCCGGTCGCGTCTGGTGCTCCTCGATGATCCGGCCCAGTGGACCGTTCGACCGGTCGTAGCGCCGTTCGACGTGAGCCGCTCGATCGGCGAGGTGTCGGTGCCCGACCTCGACGCCGGCATCGCGCTTGGATCGGATCCGTCGGTGGGTGCGGTGGCTGGCCTGCTTCTCGCTGCGGACACCGTTGGCGGACTCGAACGAGCATTGGACGTCACCGTCGCGTACGCCGCACAGCGCATCGCGTTTGGCAAACCGATCGGCGCATTCCAGGCGGTGCAACACCGCCTCGTCGACCATGCGGTCAGCCTGCGGGCGATGAGCCTGCTCGTCGACGCGGCTGCCGACGCCTTCGCTTCGGGCCGGGCCGAGGCGCTGCGGTTGGGGCTGCTCGCAGAGGTCGCGGTGAGCGACCACGCGCTGCATCTCGCCCACGACCTTGTGCAACTCACCGGGGGAATCGGCTTCACCTGGGAGTACGGACTCCATTTCGTCGAGCGACGTGCCCAGGCCAACAACGCGCTCGGAGCGAACCCTCGGCGGGCGTTGACCTCGTTGATCGGGTTGGGCCTTGGCGACGCCGATAGCTCGCTTGACGGCGCTGAAGGCGCGACCGGTGACTCGTTCGCCGCGTACCGGCGTGAGGTACGCGACATCATCTCCCAGAGCGCCCACCCGATGCGTGCAGAAGGGGTGCGCGTGCCCGTCGACGATGCGGAGGAGGCGGCGATCCGAACCTGGCTCGCCGAAATGTACGACCACGGGGTCCTCGGCGGCGGGTGGCCGACGCAGTGGGGTGGCTCGTCGGATCATCACCCGATGCACGACCTCGTCGCCATGGAGGAACTGATTGTCGGCGGTGCGTATCGCCCGCTCGATCAAGTGATGTTGGCGAGCCATGCGGTGTTGACCCACGGCACCGAGGCACAGAAGGCCGAACTGCTGCCGGCGATTCGTTCGGGTCGTCACGTGTGGTGCCAGTTGTTCAGCGAGCCCGATGCCGGCAGCGACCTCGCCTCGCTTCGCACGAAGGCGGTGGCCGACGGTGACGGTTGGTTGGTGAGCGGACAAAAGACGTGGAGCACCGACGCCCAGTGGGCTGACATGGGTGTGCTGTTGGCCCGTACCGATCCGGAGGCGCAGCGCCACGCCGGTATCACCGCCTTCGTGATTCCGATGGACCTGCCCGGCATCGAGATCCGTCCGATCTGCGAGATCACCGGCCACGCCGAGTTCTGCGAGGTGTTCTTGAACGAGGTGCGCGTCGGGCCGGAGCACGTCCTCGGAGACCTGAACGACGGCTGGCGGGTGGTCACCGCCGGATTGGCCTCCGAGCGGGCGTTTGTCGGAGCCAACGCCATCCAGCTTCAACGGCTCTTCGACGACCTCGTGGCCCTGGCGGTCGGGCTTCGCTACGAGGACGGCACTGCGCCGATCGACCAGCCGGAGGTGCGCATCGACCTCGCCCGGCTGCTCGCGCGAGTCGAGGGGGTGAAGGCGATCGTGCGCGACGCCGTGCAGCGCATCTTCGACGACGAGGAGCACCCGAGCGATGGCCCGGTCGCGAAGCTCGCGTACACCGAACTCGACGTCGCGCTCACCGAGGCGGCACTCGCGATGATCGCGACGGCAAGCTACGGCGACGAACTCGGCGATCTCGTGGCTCGGTGGCATCACAACTTCATGTGGGGCCGTGCGCTCACGATCTCCGGCGGGGCGTCGGAGATCATGCGCGGCCTCATCGCTCGACAGTTGCTCGGGTTGCCGCGGGCCTGACGCCGACAGACCAACGGGCCAGAACGACCAGCAAGCCAGAACGACCAAAGGACCAACGTGTCATGACCGAGCACCGCCACGACGACCTCGAAAACATCCGCCGACTCCTGGCGAACTACAACCTTCACCTCGACGTCGACGATGTCGACGCGTGGGTAGAGCTGTTCACCGACGATGCCGAGTATCACGTGTACGGGCGGGTGTTTGCTGGCCACGATGGCATCCGCAAGATCCCGACGGGTGCGCCCAAGGGCCTGCATCTCGGCGGGCAGCCGTTCATCGAACTCGTCGGCGACGACCGGGCGAGCGTGCGTTCGAACCTGCTGTTCGTCGAGGCGGGCACCGACGTGTTGCGCAGCGTGGTCTACGACGACGATCTCGTGCGCACCGAGGCCGGATGGCGATTCGCCGTTCGTCGATGCCGCTTCATCCGCACCCACGGCCTCGACGACCGCCCCGAACGCTGAACCCGGCCGTCGCGCGCCGATCGGAGTGATTGGCGGCGGTGTGGCTGGTGGGGTCTGCACGTGGAGCCAAGCGATGCCGCTGGTAACCCGAAAGGCTACCGGCTTCGGTTTGTCCCTCCGGGAGGGTTTACTGCAACGAAGTCTGGGGGCGATTCGATCCTGGGGGATGACGCCACCTCGGCGATACGACACGTCACTGATGATGATCCGTCTGGTTGGAACGCTGGCCTGGTGCACCGGTCTGAGGGTTCCGCGACCCCAGACGAACCAACAACAGGCGAACCAACAACGAGGATTACTGTCAACTACACACTGTGGTGGGACGACAACCTCAACGGCATCCGCGACCCCGACGAGTACCCGCTCGACGCAACGAATTGGACGTCCGGCAGAATCCAGGTCTATGCGTACCCTAACGAGGAGGTTTTCGATATCGACCGAAACGGTCATGCCACCACCTCGTGGGATTTTCAGCCGTTTCCTCGTGACTACAACGATTGCGCAGTCTTCAAGCTGGGTGTGATGGGCCATTTTCCGGAGGCCTCGGTGGTGTCGCTGAGGCCGAGTGCCGATTTGCCCGCCGTGGACAGTGCGGTGCCTCCACCGGAGGTCCACGTGCCGGTGAGGCGATAGTCGCCGCTGTTGGGGTTGGCGAAGATCGCTGCCGGCCGTCGCGCGCCGCTGGGTGCCGTGGGCCAGTCCCGCGAGTGTCGTTCAGTAGAACTCAAGCGATGGCCTCGGGTCGCCCCGCAAGGCGGAATCAGAGCGATCGACGCAGCCGGTCGATGTTCGCCGTGATCGCCTCGAACGCTTCTTCGTGATCGAGCACACGGAGATTCGCCGTCATCTCCTCCAGCGTGTCTTCGACTGCAGACGCCGCCCGGCCCACAGGCACACGAAACCGGACGGCCTCCTCGACAAGATCAGCGCCAGTGATCGCCGAATTCCGGCGGACGTCGTTGACCCACAGTGCCGCCCGATCACGCAGTGCAGGCCACAGCATCGTGGGTACCGTGTCGTAGAGCGGGGCAAGCGTGACGGTGCCGTCGTTGATCATCAGGCTGACGTTCTTTGCATGACAATCGCCGTTGCCGATCGCCGTCGTGAACGTCATCGCAGCGATGAGTCGACTCACCTCGTGGTTCCAGTTGTCGCTGTAGGAGTCCAACAGATCGGCGCAATGCCACCAACTCGGTGCGGAGGATGAATGTTGGTACTTCGCCTTTTCTCGCCGATCAGCAGGGTTGACGCCCAGTGCCTGAAGGAGATCCTCTTGGTGTAGCCGCACGACCGTGCCATTGCGCTCGATCGAGCGGTCGTATCTCGGCACGATCAACACGTCACGGTCGCCCACGACAGTCACGCTCGCATCGATCGTTGTGAGTCCGACGGCGAGCGCCAGGCGGAGGCACGCGGCCTCTGCTGCCACGATCCCACGGTGGGTCGCCGAATCCACTTTCAGGATGTGTGTCGAGGGGTATCCGTGGATCGGGCGAGCCCATCGATCTTCAATCCGAACAGCGGTCATCTTGTCCTGCAGTCCAGCGAGCGACAGTTCCGAATCGTCGGCGATTCCCAGCGGTTCATCCTCCAGGTTCAGGATCGCCGCATCGAGCTCGCCCGGGCCATAGATCGCAATGTCCGGGTCCCTGGGTGGCGGATCGACCGTCACGATCTCAAAGGCTCCGGCGATGTCGCGTCCATACCGTCGCAGGAGGCCGAAGGTGTCGGACGCAGCGACGTCGGCTCGCGCTGCCAAAGCGTGCAAGTGCTGCCCCTCTGGAAGTAGGCCGCGGCACCACGCCGTGACATTGACCGGAGCCTGCTGAACCGGCGCTGAGCACGACACGACGATGCGGCCGGTCTCGACAGAATCGAGTACCTCGTTGCTGTAACGCAACGTGACCGATGACCCCGACGAACGTTCCAGCACACCGATGACCGTGGGGCCGTGTCGCAACTCAAGGTGGTCAGTCATCGTTCGATTCCGACCGTTTATCCGAGACGTCCCACGAGATCGTGACGTTGACGCCCAACCGACGAAAGGAACGCAGCAGATGACCCACCAGGCGGGTGCTTCGCCCGGCCTCAAGCGCAGCGAGGTAGGCGCGTTCGATGCCGATCTGTTCCGCCAGGTCGGCCTGGGTCAGTCCCCGCGATCTGCGGGCCTCACGCAGTGCCAAGCCGAGGTCGCGTTCAGAGCGGACCCTGACCACTCGTGCTGGATCGCTACGTTCGACCATCGGCACCCCTTGATGTACCAATTCCGTTACATCGCCAGAATATCGCCTCATGTACCAATACCGTTACATCTGCCGAATTGGCTTGGATGCAACAATATTGTTATATCCAACCGAATGGTCGATCAGCGCTACTCGTTTCGGCGGTCGTCGAGCCCGTAGCGGTCGCGCACCGAACCCCTGCGCGCGCACCGCCGTCGGCTCCCGAGGTTTCACGCAACGCCGAGTCCAACAACGGAGTCGCGGCGCTGAACACGCCCCACGGGCTCTTGCATCCGGGCACGACCCACGCGTGCATCATCCACCCGGACTCGCCGCCGGTCTTACGGCCTCCACGCTCGGCGCACTCCTCGGCGCTCAACGAACTGTCGCCGATCACCCCGCCGACTCCCTGGCACAGGCCGAGGTGGCGGTGCCCGTGATCGTTCGCTCCGGTGAAGCCCTGCGTCGACTCGGCATCGACAGGGCGACCTCGCGGGCCTCGGCCAGCTCATCTTCGAGTTGAGCGCACTGTTTCGGGTCGGTCATGGCGGTCCAGGGTTGGGGGCCGACGTGGCCGCCGTCCCCACCCTCCTCCGCCGCTGTCGTTTCGTGATCGGCTGGCATCGCACCGCCCTGGTACATGTCCACGCCGAGTACCTCCGCCCCGTCCCGGGAGGCCGCAATGTTGAAGTCCCGGTCACAGCGGGTGGTGCTGGTCGTCGGCGATCTGTTGGCGCGACAGCGTCGTGTCATGGACGGTCATGTGGTGAGGCTCTGGTGTTGTCGGAGCGCGTCACGAACCTCAATTCCGCCGCAGCTGTGGGCGACAGATCGAGCCAGGTATCGAAGCGCAGGACCCGCTCGATCGACCATACCCTCCGGGGTATACTTTCGCACGCGGAGACGCGCGAGGAAACGAGGTTGCCATGACCACCATCGAAGTGTTCGCCGACGTCGGCTGTCCGTTCGCACACATCAGCCTCCACCGGTTCGTGGCGCGCCGCGCGGAAATGGGCCGCAGTGACGTGCGTCTCCACGTCCGGGCGTGGCCACTCGAGCTCGTCAACGCCACGCCGATGGATCCGGAGTTCATCGCCGACGAGATCGACGAGATCCGGCCACAGGTCGCCCAGGACCTGTTCGTGGGATTCGCCGCGGCGGCGTTCCCGTCGACGTCGCTGCCGGCGCTCGCGCTCGAGGCCGCCGCCTATGGAGTCGATTCGACGGTCGGCGAAGCGGTCAGCCTTGAGTTGCGCGACCGGCTCTTCGAACGTGGCGAGAACATCGCAGATCCGGCTGTCTTGGCCGACATCGCAGCCGCCCATGCGATCGCGTACGACCCGACCGACCTGAGCGCGCCCGAACGCGATCATCGAGAAGGAGCGGAGCGAGGCGTCATCGGCTCGCCGCACTTCTTCACCCCGGCGGGTTCGTTCTTCTGCCCGGCCCTCGATATCGGCCGAAACGACGAAGGTCACCTCGTGGCGGCGAGCGACCTCACAGGATTTGAGGCGTTCCTCGCGACCTGCTTCACCTGAGGTGCTGAACCGGTCGCAACTCGGAGTTGTTGCACCGACTCGTACGGTTGGGGGTTACGCCGGCGCACCGGGTTCATCGGCGGCAAGGATTCCGATGACCGACGCTGCACTCCAGCGGCGAGCGCCGCGTGGACCGGGCGGCAGTTCGCTGGGCGTGCCTGCGCTAGCGAGCTTGTTCAGCGCAGCAATTGCTGTCGGTCGAGACCCCCAACGCGTGCTCCACCATGGCGGCGTTGAGGACCGGAGACTGGAACGCAAGGTCGATGGTGGCGATGACGCTCGACGAGTTCCTTGCCGCGAAGATCGCGCGGTAGTGCTCCCGTAGCGCCAACAGTTCCTGAGCACGGGTGGCCGCGTCGATTGACTGAACCCGAATGCCTTCGAGGATGAGCTGGAGCCACGTCTCAAGGTCGCCCCGTTCGCGTACGCCCTGGAGCGCGTCGTAGTACGCCTGCCTGTGAGCCTCCAGGTAGGGGGAGAGGTAGAGCAGCGGTGCAGCGAGGGTTGCCCCTCCCGTCCCGATCCAGTTCTGCGATGTACGCAACTCGCCAGGATGCCGTTCTTGCCCTCGTGCGCCGGCCAGGATGATCGCGTGCATCTCCCGGATAAGTCGGATGCTTAGCGGCAGCGAGTGTGACCGCTCGACCCCGTGATGAAACGCGTTGACATAGTTCACGACTTCTTGGACGTCGTCGCTGGGTGCGGTATTGGTTGCCTCGACATCTCGGGGGATGGGTGATGGGAAGTACGCGACGTATCCGTGCGGGCCGCCTGTGTGACGCCCGTTTTCGAACAGCGTTGGCTCGTATCGCGCGAGGTCCACGACGTCAGCCCATCGACC comes from the Microthrixaceae bacterium genome and includes:
- a CDS encoding DsbA family protein produces the protein MTTIEVFADVGCPFAHISLHRFVARRAEMGRSDVRLHVRAWPLELVNATPMDPEFIADEIDEIRPQVAQDLFVGFAAAAFPSTSLPALALEAAAYGVDSTVGEAVSLELRDRLFERGENIADPAVLADIAAAHAIAYDPTDLSAPERDHREGAERGVIGSPHFFTPAGSFFCPALDIGRNDEGHLVAASDLTGFEAFLATCFT
- a CDS encoding acyl-CoA dehydrogenase family protein; its protein translation is MSEPTAGASANDVSAEDIREFRNAVRSVLGVGTDQLNEPDPDGLARWHELVDLGASTLCGMAEGQRQDLVNGAAAIARDFGAALSPVPFAATTAVSRMLSRVLVDSTDLGDDALDSVRSVLAGIASGDTLVAYGRIDAAGVARRVHGADIASALLLEDLGRSRLVLLDDPAQWTVRPVVAPFDVSRSIGEVSVPDLDAGIALGSDPSVGAVAGLLLAADTVGGLERALDVTVAYAAQRIAFGKPIGAFQAVQHRLVDHAVSLRAMSLLVDAAADAFASGRAEALRLGLLAEVAVSDHALHLAHDLVQLTGGIGFTWEYGLHFVERRAQANNALGANPRRALTSLIGLGLGDADSSLDGAEGATGDSFAAYRREVRDIISQSAHPMRAEGVRVPVDDAEEAAIRTWLAEMYDHGVLGGGWPTQWGGSSDHHPMHDLVAMEELIVGGAYRPLDQVMLASHAVLTHGTEAQKAELLPAIRSGRHVWCQLFSEPDAGSDLASLRTKAVADGDGWLVSGQKTWSTDAQWADMGVLLARTDPEAQRHAGITAFVIPMDLPGIEIRPICEITGHAEFCEVFLNEVRVGPEHVLGDLNDGWRVVTAGLASERAFVGANAIQLQRLFDDLVALAVGLRYEDGTAPIDQPEVRIDLARLLARVEGVKAIVRDAVQRIFDDEEHPSDGPVAKLAYTELDVALTEAALAMIATASYGDELGDLVARWHHNFMWGRALTISGGASEIMRGLIARQLLGLPRA
- a CDS encoding HipA domain-containing protein, translated to MTDHLELRHGPTVIGVLERSSGSSVTLRYSNEVLDSVETGRIVVSCSAPVQQAPVNVTAWCRGLLPEGQHLHALAARADVAASDTFGLLRRYGRDIAGAFEIVTVDPPPRDPDIAIYGPGELDAAILNLEDEPLGIADDSELSLAGLQDKMTAVRIEDRWARPIHGYPSTHILKVDSATHRGIVAAEAACLRLALAVGLTTIDASVTVVGDRDVLIVPRYDRSIERNGTVVRLHQEDLLQALGVNPADRREKAKYQHSSSAPSWWHCADLLDSYSDNWNHEVSRLIAAMTFTTAIGNGDCHAKNVSLMINDGTVTLAPLYDTVPTMLWPALRDRAALWVNDVRRNSAITGADLVEEAVRFRVPVGRAASAVEDTLEEMTANLRVLDHEEAFEAITANIDRLRRSL
- a CDS encoding helix-turn-helix domain-containing protein — translated: MVERSDPARVVRVRSERDLGLALREARRSRGLTQADLAEQIGIERAYLAALEAGRSTRLVGHLLRSFRRLGVNVTISWDVSDKRSESNDD
- a CDS encoding nuclear transport factor 2 family protein — translated: MTEHRHDDLENIRRLLANYNLHLDVDDVDAWVELFTDDAEYHVYGRVFAGHDGIRKIPTGAPKGLHLGGQPFIELVGDDRASVRSNLLFVEAGTDVLRSVVYDDDLVRTEAGWRFAVRRCRFIRTHGLDDRPER
- a CDS encoding amidohydrolase, which encodes MTDQPFFDFDNHYYEAPDAFTRYQDRAFRSRGVRWAEIDGRKRLLVGGTLNSYVANPTFDPVAKPGSLFDWYRGNPHQQSIVEAFGELEPLPAEYHDRDARLAVMDTQGVGATLMFPTLGVGIEEALRHDSEAAAAAFTAFNRWLADDWGYNYQGRIYAVPYIQMLDPDAAAAELQRVIDLGAIAVNIRNAPVPVPGGYRSPFDPVYDKVWGLAAEAGIVVATHAGNDGYDALIQMWEPGGAESSLFRSPLRGVVTKARAVSDFYAAALCHKVFERFPTLRLASVENGASWIPELLHRLDDAANRNPGFFAEHPVEVFRRQVWVTPFWEDDVSGLVDHVGVDRLLLGSDWPHAEGTRVPAEFITETLAGLDAATIERISTNNALELLGVSMP